The genomic DNA CAATCATTTTGCGGTTGATATCAAGGATTGCGCCGGTATCCTTATTAAAAACAATTATAGAATCGTTGACGGCGTCAAAGATTTGCCGGTAGCTGTCACCCGACGCCTCCGGCTCATTTGCATGCCGCTTACAATAGCTATTCGCGACCCTTGGATCGCGCAATTTTCCGGAGCGTTTTTTCATCTACAACCTCTATCCTGTGTTCATGTAACAATGACTTGTATTATTAGCACCGCACCGGGTTGTTTCGATTGCGAAGCGGCCGAAGCCGCCATCGAAGGTGACGAGTCTTTCAGACTCGGCTTCGCCCCCGCCGCTTCGCTCTGGAACCAAAGCAACGGGCACATTCGCAAACGTGGCAAGTCCCCATTACGGAAACACTAGGACACATTCCTAATGCTTAGAATTGTGTTACAAGATCAGCATAGCTTCAGCTATAATTATTCCGACAAACTGCCAAGTATAAACACAATCATCTTATTATGGATGACTTTATTATCAACCCAAAGCAGGTCGTTTTCATTGACACTGAGCCTGGGTGTCGGGTATACTTAGTGCGGGTTTGGCAAACAGACCTAATCCCCAACATAAGAGAAACCATGAGCGAGGAACAACCCAGACACAAAGGGCGACCGACAGACGTGGCAGGCGAAATACTCCACGACGTAGGTGATGAGTTTGTCGCTGTTGTCGCGATGCCGGGTGAGATCACCTATGCCGCTCTGATCAAGTTTTTTGAGTTCATAGGCGACATTTCAACCCTGCTGGCACACTCTCTCAAGTTTATATTCAAAGGCAAGATGGACGTCCGCGAGATGTTCAATCAAATGGCGATTATCGGAGTCGCATCCCTTCCTATCGTGCTCATCACAGTCGCTTTCTCCGGAGCAGTGCTGGCGCTGTATATGTCACAGATTGTTGTAAGATGGGGAATGGGCAGCCTCACAGGAGCAGTGGTCGGTATTTCGATTGCAAGGGAAATCGGGCCGGTGTTGACGTCGGTGGTAGTCGCGGCGAGAGCGGGAAGCGCTATCGGAGCGGAACTGGGCAGCATGAAGGTCACGGAACAGATAGACGCGCTGCGGTCTCTGGCTGTTAGTCCTGTGCAATATCTGGTTGTGCCCAGGCTTCTGGCTGGAATCCTTATGCTCCCGGTGCTTACAATCTTTGGAGATGTGGTCGGGATAGTCGGAGCATACTGGGTCGCAGTGATCAACGGCGTAGCAGGCGGCGGATTTGTCAGCAGCCTCAAAGCACAGGTAATTCCGTACGACGTAATGATGGGACTCCTGAAAACAGTGTTTTTTGGGATCGTGATAGTAATTGTCGGCTCGCAGCAGGGACTTCAGACCACAGGCGGAGCAACCGGAGTCGGCAAATCTACCACCAACTCGGTCGTTATATCTATAGTAATCATTTATATACTTAATTTCTTCCTGGCATATGTTATGTTCGGCGGGAAGACGGCATTCCTGTGATCACGGCAAAACAGCTATCATACAGAGTGAGCGGCGGTTCTATACTGCGGCGGGTGGACCTGCATGTCCGCAAAGGTGAGACTATGGCGGTCATGGGAATGTCGGGCGCAGGCAAGAGCACGCTCCTCAAGTGCATGGGCGGACTTCTGAAACCGACAGGCGGAGAGCTGTTTGTCGACGGAACAGACATAGCGCGTATGTCTGAAAACCGCCTTAATACGATTCGCAGAAGGATAGGCATGGTCTTTCAATATGCGGCGCTTTTCGACTCGCTGAATGTGTATGAAAACGTGGCGTTCGGGTTGAGAAGACACACCCGCATGACCGAAAGCGAGATTGCCGGTCTGGTCGAACAAAGACTCGCGATGGTGGGTCTTGCCGATACGCAAAAGAAAATGCCGTCGGAACTCTCCGGCGGCATGCAAAAGAGAGTGGGACTAGCCAGGGCGCTTGCACTGGACCCGGATATAGTGCTCTACGATGAGCCGACCTCCGGCCTGGACCCTATAACGGCTGCGGCAATTGCCGAGCTTATTGTAAAGACACGGGACGAACTCGG from Armatimonadota bacterium includes the following:
- a CDS encoding ABC transporter permease — translated: MSEEQPRHKGRPTDVAGEILHDVGDEFVAVVAMPGEITYAALIKFFEFIGDISTLLAHSLKFIFKGKMDVREMFNQMAIIGVASLPIVLITVAFSGAVLALYMSQIVVRWGMGSLTGAVVGISIAREIGPVLTSVVVAARAGSAIGAELGSMKVTEQIDALRSLAVSPVQYLVVPRLLAGILMLPVLTIFGDVVGIVGAYWVAVINGVAGGGFVSSLKAQVIPYDVMMGLLKTVFFGIVIVIVGSQQGLQTTGGATGVGKSTTNSVVISIVIIYILNFFLAYVMFGGKTAFL
- a CDS encoding ABC transporter ATP-binding protein, with product MITAKQLSYRVSGGSILRRVDLHVRKGETMAVMGMSGAGKSTLLKCMGGLLKPTGGELFVDGTDIARMSENRLNTIRRRIGMVFQYAALFDSLNVYENVAFGLRRHTRMTESEIAGLVEQRLAMVGLADTQKKMPSELSGGMQKRVGLARALALDPDIVLYDEPTSGLDPITAAAIAELIVKTRDELGVTSVLVTHDIQSITRVASRIAMIHRGRIIASGSVEEMQQCEDATVRQFMNGDTEGPIKITS